The Amphiura filiformis chromosome 12, Afil_fr2py, whole genome shotgun sequence genome includes a region encoding these proteins:
- the LOC140166954 gene encoding uncharacterized protein, producing MELVKFILTTTYFTSKGIIYQQKKGAAMGSPLSPIAVDLFMEWLEVQAIATAPAGYPTGSIKFTYEEEIDGSIPFLDTQITRKPDGTTKLSIYRKPTHTNQYLQFQSHHPLHQKLGVVRTLLDRKDAIVTEEADKEEEEKKINEALTQCGYPSWAIDKVKEQTQKPKTSKNRETKDTKDKTKGSVVVPYVEGLSERMSRVFKKHGFSTAMKPHSTLRNMLVHPKDKRDPSKQLNQFMKYLARAVRRPTLERQAVFSKLDYLNTKLKPKK from the exons ATGGAATTGGTCAAGTTCATCCTAACTACCACTTATTTCACTTCCAAAGGTATCATCTATCAACAAAAGAAAGGCGCAGCCATGGGCAGCCCCCTGAGTCCAATCGCTGTCGACTTGTTTATGGAATGGTTGGAAGTTCAAGCCATAGCCACTGCACCAGCTGGTT ACCCTACTGGCAGCATCAAGTTCACGTATGAAGAGGAGATTGATGGCAGCATCCCTTTcttagacactcaaatcaccaggAAACCAGACGGCACTACCAAATTATCTATCTACAGAAAACCCACACACACCAATCAATATTTGCAATTCCAGTCCCACCACCCATTGCACCAGAAGTTGGGAGTTGTAAGAACCCTTTTAGACAGAAAAGATGCTATTGTCACTGAGGAGGCAGATAAAGAAGAGGAGGAAAAGAAGATCAATGAAGCGCTGACGCAATGTGGTTACCCGAGTTGGGCCATCGACAAGGTAAAGGAGCAGACACAAAAACCAAAAACCAGCAAAAATAGGGAGACGAAAGACACGAAAGACAAAACAAAGGGCTCTGTCGTCGTTCCCTATGTCGAGGGTCTCTCTGAGAGGATGTCGAGAGTGTTCAAAAAACATGGTTTCTCGACAGCCATGAAGCCCCACAGCACCCTTCGCAATATGCTCGTGCACCCCAAAGACAAGCGGGACCCCTCCAAACAGCTGAATCAATTTATGAAATACCTTGCAAGAGCTGTCCGAAGACCTACATTGGAGAGACAGGCCGTCTTTTCAAAACTAGACTATCTGAACACAAAACTGAAGCCGAAAAAATAA